The proteins below come from a single Roseiflexus sp. RS-1 genomic window:
- a CDS encoding hydroxymethylglutaryl-CoA lyase, translating into MDNLQRDITIIDVAPRDGLQNEPEILPVVTKVALIRRLVESGIPWVEIGAFVNPRQVPQQAGTTEVAMALTDGETARFTCLIPNMRGYELAVAAGMRHVRLVLAASESLNQANFKRSVSDSLADFAHIAGQAVRDGVAFGVAVGAAFGCPFEGAVAPVRVLDLVRRAVDLGATEIILADTTGMGAPTQVARLCREALTLLDQRAALTVHFHNTRNTGYANAFAAWQVGVRRFDASLGGIGGCPFAPRAVGNIATEDLVHMFHGMGVRTGIDLGTLLDAANWLAAHLGRPLPALVGKAGPVYHSS; encoded by the coding sequence GTGGACAACCTTCAGCGAGACATAACCATCATCGACGTCGCTCCGCGCGACGGATTGCAAAACGAGCCGGAAATACTCCCGGTTGTCACAAAAGTCGCGTTGATCCGGCGTCTGGTGGAATCGGGTATACCGTGGGTGGAGATCGGCGCTTTCGTCAACCCGCGCCAGGTTCCGCAGCAAGCTGGCACGACCGAGGTGGCAATGGCGCTGACAGATGGTGAGACTGCCAGATTTACCTGCCTGATCCCGAATATGCGCGGGTACGAACTGGCTGTTGCTGCCGGTATGCGTCATGTTCGTCTGGTGCTGGCAGCCAGCGAGTCGTTGAATCAGGCGAACTTCAAACGCAGTGTGAGCGACTCGCTGGCAGATTTTGCACATATTGCCGGGCAAGCCGTCCGTGATGGCGTGGCGTTTGGCGTTGCCGTCGGCGCTGCTTTTGGCTGTCCATTCGAGGGTGCAGTCGCGCCGGTGCGTGTCCTGGATCTCGTGCGCCGCGCAGTCGATCTAGGGGCGACCGAGATCATCCTGGCGGATACCACTGGCATGGGGGCGCCGACACAGGTTGCCAGGTTGTGCCGTGAAGCCCTGACCCTGCTCGATCAACGCGCAGCACTGACTGTTCATTTTCACAACACGCGCAATACCGGCTACGCCAATGCGTTTGCTGCCTGGCAGGTCGGCGTGCGACGCTTCGACGCCAGTCTGGGGGGGATCGGCGGATGTCCGTTTGCGCCGCGAGCGGTGGGGAATATTGCGACTGAAGATCTGGTGCATATGTTCCACGGCATGGGGGTACGCACCGGGATCGATCTCGGCACATTGCTGGACGCAGCGAACTGGCTGGCCGCGCACCTGGGACGACCGCTCCCGGCGCTGGTAGGGAAAGCGGGTCCGGTCTACCATTCGAGTTGA
- a CDS encoding N-carbamoylsarcosine amidohydrolase, translating to MADLESDYKRHGLAARVGFGSRPALLVVDFIKAYTTPGSPLYAAPGVPDAVRASARLLQSVRERNIPVIYTTVSYAPDGRDGGWFVRKVPALLQLTADSPLAQIVDELAPRDGDLVITKKYASAFFGTPVAATLTALGVDTIILIGCSTSGCVRASAVDGMQYGFRVIVPRECVGDRAPGPHEANLFDIDAKYGDVMSLEEVLEYLQGVE from the coding sequence ATGGCCGATCTCGAATCTGATTACAAACGCCACGGGCTTGCTGCGCGGGTCGGCTTTGGTTCGCGCCCCGCGCTTCTCGTGGTCGATTTCATCAAAGCATATACGACCCCCGGCTCGCCGCTGTATGCTGCGCCCGGCGTTCCTGATGCAGTACGCGCCAGTGCGCGCCTCCTCCAGTCTGTACGGGAGCGCAACATTCCTGTGATCTACACAACAGTCAGTTATGCGCCTGACGGACGCGACGGCGGCTGGTTTGTCCGGAAAGTGCCCGCGCTGCTCCAACTCACCGCCGACTCGCCGCTCGCTCAGATTGTCGATGAACTTGCACCGCGTGATGGGGATCTGGTAATCACCAAGAAGTATGCCAGCGCGTTCTTTGGAACACCAGTCGCTGCCACACTCACGGCGCTTGGGGTGGATACCATCATTCTCATCGGATGCTCGACAAGCGGGTGTGTCCGCGCCAGCGCCGTTGATGGCATGCAGTACGGTTTCAGGGTCATCGTTCCGCGTGAGTGTGTCGGGGATCGCGCTCCCGGTCCCCACGAAGCCAACCTGTTCGATATCGACGCAAAGTATGGCGATGTGATGTCGCTGGAAGAGGTTTTGGAGTATCTGCAGGGTGTGGAATAG
- the gyrB gene encoding DNA topoisomerase (ATP-hydrolyzing) subunit B, with amino-acid sequence MTTEPLQPVEATGYDENQIQVLEGMEAVRRRPGMYIGPTDVNGLHTMVREVVDNSVDEVMAGRATTVEVTIHRDGSVTVADDGYGIPTGPHPKLGVSTLQVVMTVLHAGGKFDNKSYKVSSGLHGVGVSAVNALSAYMRVDVHNARDGMHYFQEYRCGVPQCEVQKVGPTTRRGTITRFLPDTTIIQTLDYNFKTLAQRFREMAYLNKGLRFKFVDERDGNEVNFYFEGGIRSYVRHLNKDRNVLHKQPFYVERIVDDVMVEVALQYTESFDTDSVYAFANGINNTDGGAHVAGFRSALTRVINAYARSKGLLKENEGNLTGDDVREGLTAVISVKLRDPQFSSQTKEKLVSPAASGAVNTVFGDAFSAWLEENPQEARRIIEKCIAAARTRIAVQKVRETARKSAMEGFSLPGKLADCSDTNPARTELFIVEGDSAGGSAKQGRDRRYQAILPLRGKILNVEKSRLDKMLSNNEVKALITAIGAGVGDQFDPAKLRYHRIILMCDADVDGSHIRTLLLTFFFRYMRQIITNGHLYLAQPPLYRIVHGKTEKYVFTDAERDQYLATLSSSERNKATITRYKGLGEMNAAQLWETTMNPLNRLLLQVTLEDAQQADETFTMLMGDLVPPRKRFIQTHALEVRNLDI; translated from the coding sequence ATGACGACAGAACCACTGCAGCCGGTCGAAGCAACCGGCTACGACGAAAATCAGATCCAGGTTCTCGAAGGTATGGAGGCGGTACGCCGCCGACCTGGCATGTATATCGGTCCGACCGATGTCAACGGACTGCACACCATGGTGCGCGAAGTCGTCGATAATTCGGTCGATGAGGTGATGGCCGGGCGCGCGACGACCGTTGAAGTCACCATTCACCGCGACGGTTCGGTGACGGTCGCCGACGACGGGTATGGCATTCCCACCGGTCCGCATCCCAAACTGGGCGTCAGCACGCTTCAGGTGGTGATGACCGTGCTGCACGCTGGCGGGAAGTTCGATAACAAGAGTTATAAAGTCTCATCGGGATTGCATGGCGTTGGCGTATCGGCGGTCAATGCGCTCTCGGCATACATGCGTGTTGATGTACATAATGCACGCGACGGGATGCACTACTTCCAGGAGTATCGCTGCGGTGTGCCGCAGTGCGAGGTGCAGAAGGTCGGTCCGACCACGCGGCGCGGGACGATCACGCGCTTTCTGCCGGATACGACGATTATTCAAACGCTGGATTACAACTTCAAAACGCTGGCGCAGCGCTTCCGTGAAATGGCGTATCTCAACAAAGGGTTGCGCTTCAAGTTTGTTGACGAACGTGACGGGAACGAGGTCAATTTCTACTTCGAGGGCGGTATCCGCTCGTATGTGCGCCACCTCAACAAGGACAGGAATGTCCTGCATAAACAACCGTTCTATGTTGAACGGATCGTCGATGATGTGATGGTGGAAGTGGCGTTGCAGTACACCGAAAGTTTTGATACCGACTCGGTGTATGCATTTGCTAATGGCATCAACAACACTGATGGCGGTGCGCACGTCGCCGGTTTCCGCAGTGCGCTGACGCGGGTGATCAACGCCTATGCGCGCAGTAAAGGGCTGCTTAAGGAGAATGAGGGCAATCTGACCGGCGATGATGTGCGTGAAGGGTTGACGGCGGTGATCAGCGTCAAACTGCGCGATCCGCAGTTCAGTTCGCAAACCAAGGAAAAACTGGTCAGTCCTGCGGCGTCGGGCGCGGTCAATACGGTGTTTGGCGACGCGTTCAGCGCCTGGCTTGAGGAGAATCCACAGGAAGCGCGGCGGATCATCGAGAAGTGTATTGCGGCGGCGCGCACGCGCATCGCTGTTCAGAAGGTGCGTGAAACGGCGCGCAAGAGTGCGATGGAGGGTTTTTCGCTGCCGGGTAAACTGGCAGACTGCTCGGATACCAATCCGGCGCGCACTGAACTGTTCATTGTTGAGGGCGATAGCGCTGGCGGGAGTGCGAAGCAGGGGCGCGACCGGCGCTACCAGGCGATTCTGCCGCTGCGCGGTAAAATCCTCAATGTCGAGAAGAGTCGGCTCGACAAAATGCTTTCCAACAACGAGGTAAAGGCGCTGATCACCGCCATCGGCGCCGGTGTCGGCGATCAGTTCGATCCAGCAAAACTCCGGTATCACCGGATCATTCTAATGTGCGACGCCGATGTCGATGGAAGCCATATTCGCACGCTGTTGCTCACCTTCTTTTTCCGCTATATGCGTCAGATTATCACCAATGGGCACCTCTATCTGGCGCAACCGCCGCTGTACCGGATTGTTCACGGCAAGACGGAAAAGTATGTCTTTACCGATGCGGAGCGTGATCAGTACCTGGCGACACTTTCGTCTTCCGAGCGGAATAAAGCGACGATCACGCGCTACAAGGGGCTTGGCGAGATGAACGCAGCACAGTTGTGGGAGACGACGATGAATCCGCTCAACCGTCTGCTGCTCCAGGTGACGCTCGAAGATGCGCAACAGGCGGATGAGACATTTACCATGCTGATGGGCGATCTGGTGCCGCCACGCAAACGCTTCATTCAGACGCACGCGCTGGAGGTGCGGAACCTCGACATTTGA
- a CDS encoding zinc ribbon domain-containing protein: MSHTVSPDVHRILTDAVTAIRSGDKARGRTLLAQALRIDPRNETAWLGMASVAETPERRRECLERALTINPNSQIARRALQKLSDSQPSRAPHDASAPDQASRSSSSSAPIHAQTVTQEGEAPQDQARHCPQCGAPIGATDTVCAFCKSPLAPPSSASDTLSYPKRTPLTREEQRRLTGQSLKRICVPRLFNATTIVGIVITCIAGAIIAWTIQQNWTAHPGALFLSLLLPSLFLVPGIINIIQGMQMYRFARSLRNATAVAEAPVLDVWQYEGFEGEPFVVAWELTVIDRYGRTIRYRQAQKIGKELHDYLQTRATVQVRYTPDQPDIAMLDEQWVAAIKGASST, from the coding sequence GTGTCGCACACCGTTTCGCCCGACGTCCATCGCATTCTTACCGACGCCGTCACCGCCATCCGCTCCGGCGACAAAGCGCGGGGACGAACGCTCCTCGCCCAGGCGCTGCGCATCGATCCACGCAACGAAACCGCCTGGTTGGGGATGGCATCCGTCGCCGAGACTCCTGAACGGCGGCGTGAGTGCCTGGAACGTGCGCTGACGATCAACCCGAACAGCCAGATCGCGCGTCGCGCACTCCAGAAGTTGTCTGATTCACAGCCGTCGCGTGCGCCTCATGACGCCAGCGCGCCGGATCAGGCGTCTCGCTCATCGTCGTCTTCCGCTCCCATACATGCGCAGACCGTCACACAGGAGGGAGAGGCGCCGCAAGACCAGGCGCGCCATTGTCCGCAGTGCGGCGCACCGATCGGGGCGACCGACACGGTCTGTGCGTTTTGCAAGAGCCCGCTTGCGCCGCCGTCTTCCGCATCCGACACCCTATCATACCCGAAACGCACGCCGCTGACCAGGGAAGAGCAACGACGGCTTACCGGACAATCCTTGAAGCGGATCTGTGTGCCGCGTTTGTTTAATGCCACGACAATCGTCGGTATCGTCATCACGTGCATCGCAGGCGCTATCATTGCATGGACGATCCAACAGAACTGGACGGCACACCCAGGAGCGCTCTTTCTGTCACTTCTTCTGCCGTCACTGTTTCTCGTTCCGGGAATCATCAACATCATCCAGGGGATGCAAATGTATCGGTTCGCACGATCGCTGCGCAACGCCACAGCGGTTGCCGAAGCGCCAGTCCTGGATGTCTGGCAGTATGAAGGCTTCGAGGGTGAGCCATTTGTCGTCGCCTGGGAACTGACCGTCATCGACCGATACGGAAGGACCATACGCTACCGGCAGGCGCAGAAGATCGGCAAGGAGTTACACGATTATCTCCAGACGCGCGCGACGGTGCAGGTGCGCTACACGCCAGATCAACCCGACATTGCGATGCTGGACGAACAATGGGTGGCTGCCATCAAGGGCGCGTCGAGCACATGA
- a CDS encoding M23 family metallopeptidase, with product MEAYSVRPLWRWLALVLLFVACVPAAPLGAAEHAGVAPELWLPTPPGEPWRIIQGYACGTHNGWDRYSLDLVRADGPSAGAPVRAAADGVIFVWAPRSGTLILRHEGNLYTMYTHMQRAENPQVGRIVARGEVIGAVGDRGSPGIVHLHFTAFTAEGPWARNRRSVPLRFAEGYDLPEVGGCSQHGGKVLVAGITPLSHVEGIGFAGAEVGRWYSGDVRIEFSGTAMASGYQVAWERDPGGSAPDIAAPNGSVRLSDAGEGLHTLFVRGWDRNGQQTLATFGPIGYDRTPPEPPPALAPVNIKAERPSSISWAPAGDAASGVAGYRIYIGNDPAGASEWFTPLPEIETPSLAPGEYFLRVQPIDYAGNAGEWVTVTMLLVQP from the coding sequence ATGGAAGCATATTCAGTACGCCCCTTGTGGCGCTGGCTGGCGCTTGTGCTTCTTTTTGTTGCATGCGTGCCCGCCGCACCGCTTGGGGCAGCAGAACACGCTGGCGTCGCCCCTGAACTCTGGTTGCCGACGCCTCCAGGCGAGCCATGGCGCATCATTCAAGGGTACGCCTGTGGCACGCACAACGGTTGGGATCGCTACTCACTCGACCTGGTACGCGCCGACGGTCCCAGTGCCGGTGCGCCGGTGCGCGCCGCTGCCGATGGGGTTATCTTCGTCTGGGCGCCGCGCAGCGGGACCCTCATTCTGCGTCACGAAGGCAATCTCTACACCATGTACACCCACATGCAACGCGCCGAGAACCCGCAGGTCGGGCGGATCGTGGCGCGCGGCGAGGTGATCGGCGCCGTCGGTGATCGCGGATCGCCGGGCATCGTTCACCTGCACTTCACCGCGTTTACGGCAGAAGGTCCCTGGGCGCGCAATCGACGATCAGTGCCGCTGCGCTTTGCTGAAGGGTACGATCTGCCGGAAGTTGGCGGGTGCAGTCAGCATGGCGGGAAGGTGCTGGTCGCCGGGATCACGCCATTGTCGCATGTCGAAGGGATCGGATTTGCCGGAGCGGAAGTCGGGCGCTGGTACAGCGGCGATGTGCGAATCGAGTTCAGCGGGACGGCGATGGCATCCGGGTATCAGGTGGCATGGGAGCGCGATCCAGGCGGGAGTGCGCCAGACATTGCGGCGCCGAATGGCAGTGTACGTCTTTCTGACGCTGGCGAAGGGTTGCATACCCTTTTTGTGCGCGGGTGGGACCGGAATGGGCAACAAACGCTCGCCACATTCGGTCCGATCGGGTATGATCGAACGCCGCCTGAGCCGCCCCCTGCGCTTGCACCGGTCAACATCAAGGCTGAACGTCCGTCGTCGATCTCCTGGGCGCCAGCCGGCGATGCGGCGTCGGGTGTCGCTGGCTACCGCATCTATATCGGGAATGATCCTGCGGGTGCGTCGGAATGGTTTACCCCTCTGCCGGAGATCGAAACCCCGTCGCTCGCACCGGGTGAATACTTCCTGCGCGTGCAACCGATTGACTATGCCGGTAATGCCGGCGAATGGGTAACGGTGACCATGCTGCTGGTTCAGCCGTAA
- a CDS encoding McrB family protein — MTLSTVSDQSMFTPEALAALTVPGVAARWNAIQERLHPVLATCAARLGAEASVRFPRIWNLYEISYRSQRSINRGRGVRDPINEYYMVVDRPPRGAGVYVAVSGAERLILVALHVARRRKEDLARLWEESRAFWSPLVERLTDVRFAERERPSDVETHWLDRYLANRAASSLLAGFAYRWDDPQVLQPGFIERLIDDALTLLPLNEALMERAEARDPTGAAWLREQRAAYTAAEEPPVEVIIERIHARGFTLSERIIRAYHVALRTRPLVILPGISGTGKTRLTRLYADAVVGERFAPGQENERYLLVAVQPDWHSARDLLGYYNAITGKYHPTPFLRFLLRASADPSARYFVCLDEMNLARPEYYLAPILSAMETDDRLIDLGAPAAVVETVTGEVLSNPFRLPANVAITGTVNVDESAHALSDKLLDRANVIELTDVDLEGFRTAYPGAIDDTIWNVIVAVHSIVARAGQPFGYRVLNEIIRYIEQSQGVMTPQQALDLQIKQKILPKLRGDDTPRLRRALTELLELLLGAPQSVWKRAAHIAAETIAEAPFPESAEKVRRMLERLDADGFTDFYG; from the coding sequence ATGACGCTCTCCACCGTGTCGGATCAGAGCATGTTCACGCCAGAAGCGCTTGCCGCGCTGACGGTTCCCGGTGTCGCAGCGCGCTGGAATGCCATTCAGGAACGGTTGCATCCGGTGCTGGCAACATGCGCAGCACGTCTCGGCGCAGAGGCTTCCGTGCGTTTTCCGCGCATCTGGAACCTCTACGAGATCAGTTACCGCAGTCAACGCTCCATCAACCGTGGTCGGGGAGTGCGGGATCCAATCAACGAGTATTACATGGTCGTTGATCGACCGCCGCGCGGTGCAGGAGTCTACGTGGCGGTCAGCGGCGCCGAGCGTCTGATCCTTGTTGCGTTGCACGTCGCGCGGCGACGCAAAGAAGACCTGGCGCGTCTGTGGGAGGAATCACGCGCTTTCTGGTCGCCGCTGGTCGAACGGCTCACCGACGTGCGATTTGCCGAACGCGAACGTCCTTCCGATGTGGAGACGCACTGGCTCGACCGTTATCTGGCGAACCGTGCAGCATCGTCGCTGCTGGCAGGATTCGCCTATCGCTGGGACGATCCGCAGGTGCTGCAACCGGGGTTTATCGAGCGGTTGATCGACGATGCGCTGACCCTGCTGCCGCTCAATGAGGCGCTCATGGAGCGAGCCGAAGCGCGCGATCCGACCGGCGCCGCCTGGTTGCGCGAACAGCGCGCTGCCTACACGGCAGCGGAAGAACCTCCTGTTGAGGTGATTATCGAGCGCATCCACGCCCGTGGTTTTACCCTGTCGGAGCGTATTATTCGTGCGTACCATGTCGCGCTGCGCACCCGTCCGCTTGTCATCCTGCCGGGCATTTCCGGCACCGGCAAAACCCGCCTGACTCGTCTGTACGCCGATGCGGTGGTCGGTGAACGCTTCGCGCCTGGTCAGGAAAATGAGCGCTATCTGCTCGTCGCCGTGCAGCCCGACTGGCATAGCGCCCGCGATCTGCTCGGCTATTACAATGCGATCACCGGAAAATACCATCCAACGCCGTTTCTCCGCTTTCTGCTGCGCGCATCCGCCGACCCTTCCGCGCGCTACTTTGTCTGTCTCGATGAAATGAACCTGGCGCGACCGGAATACTACCTGGCGCCGATCCTGTCGGCGATGGAAACCGATGATCGCCTGATCGACCTCGGCGCGCCCGCCGCTGTTGTTGAGACGGTCACCGGCGAGGTGCTGTCCAATCCTTTTCGCCTGCCGGCGAATGTGGCGATCACCGGCACGGTCAATGTCGATGAAAGCGCGCATGCGCTCTCCGATAAACTGCTCGACCGCGCGAATGTGATTGAATTGACCGATGTCGATCTGGAAGGGTTCCGCACAGCATACCCTGGCGCTATCGACGATACGATCTGGAACGTCATTGTCGCAGTGCATAGCATTGTCGCGCGTGCCGGACAACCATTCGGGTATCGTGTGCTGAACGAGATAATACGCTACATTGAACAGTCGCAGGGGGTGATGACACCGCAGCAGGCGCTCGATCTTCAGATCAAGCAGAAGATCCTGCCAAAACTGCGCGGCGATGATACGCCACGTTTGCGGCGCGCCTTGACCGAACTGCTGGAACTGCTGCTCGGCGCACCGCAGAGCGTCTGGAAGCGCGCCGCGCATATCGCCGCTGAAACGATCGCGGAAGCGCCGTTCCCCGAATCGGCGGAGAAAGTGCGGCGCATGCTCGAACGCCTGGATGCTGATGGGTTCACCGATTTCTATGGATGA
- the purB gene encoding adenylosuccinate lyase → MSLTALSPLDGRYRADVAELEAYFSEAALFRYRVRVEVEYLIFLTRARNIDFVPKLDPRAAAALRNLYRSFSAADAEAIAVWDRRVNHDVKAVEYWLRERLDALGLGAWKEAVHFALTSEDVNNLAYALMTREARDMTLMPAVGEIIVALRDLALTEAETPMLARTHGQPATPTTFGKEMAVFAARLQRAHEQASGIRLTGKLNGATGTFAAHVAALPQVDWIAFSRGFIRFLDLEPVLLTTQIEPHDTLAELCDALRRLNTVVIDLCQDMWRYISDGYLVQIARSGEVGSSTMPHKVNPIDFENAEGNLGLANALLEHFSRKLPVSRLQRDLTDSTVLRNLGVAFGYCLLGYRRVSRGLGRIAVDRARLLDDLRAHPEVLAEAVQTILRRAGYPEPYEALKRLTRGRALTREALLAFIDELDVSSDIKAELRALTPETYTGLADRLARMV, encoded by the coding sequence ATGTCGCTGACTGCACTCTCGCCGCTCGACGGGCGCTATCGGGCGGATGTCGCCGAACTCGAAGCGTACTTCAGCGAGGCGGCGTTGTTCCGCTACCGGGTGCGCGTCGAGGTCGAGTATCTGATCTTTCTAACGCGCGCGCGGAACATCGATTTTGTGCCGAAACTCGATCCGCGCGCGGCTGCGGCGCTGCGCAACCTGTACCGCTCGTTCTCCGCCGCCGACGCGGAAGCGATTGCTGTATGGGATCGCCGGGTCAACCACGATGTCAAGGCAGTCGAATACTGGTTGCGTGAACGTCTCGATGCACTCGGTCTTGGCGCCTGGAAGGAAGCGGTGCATTTCGCCCTGACATCGGAGGATGTCAACAATCTCGCATATGCGCTGATGACCCGCGAAGCGCGTGACATGACGCTCATGCCTGCGGTCGGCGAGATCATCGTCGCGCTGCGCGACCTGGCGTTGACCGAAGCCGAAACGCCCATGCTGGCGCGCACGCACGGACAACCTGCCACGCCGACGACATTCGGCAAGGAGATGGCGGTCTTTGCTGCACGTCTGCAACGCGCCCACGAACAGGCGTCCGGCATCCGACTCACCGGCAAATTGAACGGCGCAACCGGAACCTTCGCCGCCCATGTCGCAGCGCTGCCCCAGGTGGACTGGATCGCATTCAGTCGCGGGTTCATCCGTTTTCTCGACCTGGAGCCGGTGCTGTTGACGACGCAGATCGAACCGCACGATACGCTTGCCGAACTGTGCGACGCGCTGCGCCGGCTCAATACGGTGGTGATCGACCTGTGTCAGGATATGTGGCGCTACATCAGCGATGGCTACCTGGTGCAGATCGCGCGCTCCGGCGAGGTCGGGTCGTCCACCATGCCGCACAAGGTCAACCCTATCGACTTTGAGAATGCCGAAGGCAACCTGGGGTTGGCAAATGCGCTACTGGAGCATTTCAGTCGCAAACTGCCGGTCTCGCGCTTGCAGCGCGACCTGACCGACAGCACTGTGCTGCGCAATCTCGGTGTCGCATTTGGCTACTGTCTGCTCGGTTATCGGCGCGTCAGCCGGGGGTTGGGAAGGATCGCGGTTGATCGGGCGCGGTTACTGGACGATCTGCGCGCCCATCCGGAAGTGCTGGCGGAGGCAGTGCAAACCATCCTGCGTCGCGCCGGGTATCCTGAGCCATACGAGGCGCTCAAGCGCCTGACGCGCGGTCGCGCACTGACCCGCGAGGCGTTGCTTGCATTTATTGATGAACTTGACGTGTCTTCCGACATTAAGGCGGAACTGCGCGCGTTGACTCCCGAAACCTATACCGGGCTTGCCGACCGCCTGGCGCGGA
- a CDS encoding CaiB/BaiF CoA transferase family protein produces MTSSPDRPRRPLDDIRVLELGAFLAGPFCGQLLADFGADVIKVEPPGKGDPMREWGRQRHNGRSLWWPILARNKRSVTIDLRTAAGQELVRRLVPLCDIVVENFRPGTLEEWGLGWETLNALNPRLIMVRVSGFGQTGPYRDKAGFGSIGEAMGGIRAVTGFPDRPPARIGISIGDSLAAVFATVGALTALHERQRSGRGQVVDIGIYEGVLAVMESMLPEYQLTGHIRERTGTILPNVAPSNIYPTKEGLWFAIGANADAVFRRLTEAMGQPELATDPRYATHSARGNHQAELDEVIAAWTIQHTTDELQQLMDAHGVPASRIYTAREMLSDPHFVARQAIISVQAPGIGDMVMQNVIPRLSETPGGVDWTGPELGEHTGAVLGELLGLSSAELAALRDQGVI; encoded by the coding sequence ATGACATCTTCTCCTGATCGCCCGCGACGCCCGCTTGATGATATTCGTGTGCTGGAACTGGGGGCATTTCTTGCGGGACCGTTCTGCGGGCAGTTACTGGCTGATTTTGGCGCAGACGTCATCAAAGTCGAACCGCCGGGCAAAGGCGACCCGATGCGCGAATGGGGGCGTCAGCGCCACAACGGACGTTCACTCTGGTGGCCAATTCTGGCGCGCAATAAGCGTTCGGTCACCATTGATCTGAGGACTGCAGCAGGGCAGGAACTGGTGCGACGCCTTGTTCCTCTGTGCGACATCGTTGTCGAAAACTTTCGCCCTGGAACGTTGGAGGAATGGGGGCTTGGCTGGGAAACGCTGAACGCGCTGAACCCGCGCCTCATCATGGTGCGGGTCAGCGGATTTGGTCAGACGGGACCGTACCGTGACAAGGCGGGGTTTGGCAGCATCGGCGAAGCAATGGGTGGAATCCGCGCCGTCACCGGTTTTCCTGATCGTCCTCCTGCGCGAATCGGTATCAGCATTGGCGACTCGCTCGCTGCGGTCTTTGCGACAGTTGGTGCATTGACTGCTCTCCATGAGCGTCAACGCTCCGGGCGCGGGCAGGTCGTTGATATCGGGATCTACGAAGGAGTGCTTGCGGTTATGGAAAGTATGCTCCCCGAATATCAGTTGACCGGTCATATCCGCGAGCGCACCGGCACGATTTTGCCAAATGTCGCCCCTTCGAACATCTACCCGACGAAAGAGGGTCTCTGGTTTGCGATTGGCGCAAATGCAGATGCGGTTTTTCGTCGTCTGACTGAAGCGATGGGGCAACCTGAACTGGCGACCGATCCGCGGTACGCCACCCACAGCGCACGTGGCAATCATCAGGCGGAACTTGATGAGGTGATCGCCGCCTGGACGATCCAGCATACAACTGACGAGTTGCAGCAGTTAATGGATGCGCATGGCGTACCTGCCAGTCGTATCTACACCGCACGCGAAATGTTATCCGATCCGCACTTCGTTGCGCGCCAGGCGATCATCAGCGTTCAGGCGCCCGGCATTGGCGACATGGTGATGCAGAATGTGATTCCTCGCTTGAGCGAAACTCCCGGTGGCGTGGACTGGACCGGTCCCGAACTCGGCGAGCATACCGGGGCTGTGCTGGGCGAGTTGCTTGGCCTGTCATCTGCTGAACTTGCGGCGTTGCGCGATCAGGGGGTCATTTGA
- a CDS encoding GntR family transcriptional regulator, protein MPERPHVDQVYSRLRWLIIEGRYPPGTRLIEERLASDLGVSRTPVRQALARVAAEGLVHIFPNRGAVVRRFTTADLLEIYDLRALLEGHAAYLAASRIAPEQLTILKDAADALEQSLTQTFDSHTEEVRFLVEQNAIFHDTVLFAAGNERLTSIVHTVVDIPLQFRSFYWYTPEERQISNFFHRAILKALQQGDGERARAMMREHIYHGRDVLLQHFNDDQTTDIEQ, encoded by the coding sequence ATGCCTGAACGTCCACACGTTGACCAGGTGTACTCCCGCTTACGCTGGTTAATTATCGAAGGGCGTTATCCACCCGGTACACGCCTCATCGAAGAGCGTCTCGCCAGCGATCTGGGGGTCAGTCGCACGCCTGTGCGGCAGGCGCTTGCCCGGGTTGCCGCTGAGGGATTGGTGCACATTTTCCCCAATCGTGGCGCAGTTGTGCGGCGTTTTACAACGGCAGACCTGCTCGAAATCTACGATCTGCGCGCCTTACTCGAAGGGCATGCGGCATACCTGGCAGCATCCCGGATTGCGCCTGAACAACTGACAATTCTGAAAGATGCTGCGGACGCACTGGAACAATCGCTCACCCAGACGTTCGACTCGCACACCGAAGAGGTGCGTTTTCTGGTCGAACAGAATGCTATCTTTCACGACACGGTTCTGTTTGCAGCCGGCAATGAACGGCTGACGTCCATCGTCCATACCGTGGTCGATATTCCGTTGCAATTTCGCTCATTCTACTGGTACACGCCGGAAGAGCGTCAGATCTCGAATTTCTTTCACCGCGCCATTCTCAAGGCGCTTCAACAGGGTGATGGTGAACGAGCGCGCGCAATGATGCGCGAACATATTTATCACGGTCGAGATGTATTGCTGCAACACTTTAACGATGATCAGACGACCGATATTGAGCAGTAA